In bacterium, the DNA window CACATCGGTGCCTTCGCCTCCTATCGAACGGCCTCGCATGAACAAATTCTGGTCCGCATCGGTTTTTCCGATCAGGACCGGGATCAGGCGGCACTTTGGTTGAAACAAGAGATTCCGGAATGGAATTTCGCGGCAGTGCGCGAGGCGGCCAGACGCGCCTGGGACGGCTCGCTGCAAATCGTCAACGTTCAAGGCGGGACAGAAGAGGAACGGATCAAGTTTTTCACCGCCCTGTACCGGGTGAACGGAGGCGAAGGGCTTTGGCGGGCCATGGGCCTTGATGAGGGGGAGCACAGGAAACGCGCGATCGCTTATGCCGGCCGTTCGGAGGAACAAGTGGTCCCTAGCCGTCACACCATCCGCGCCATGTTCATGCATCAGAATATCGGCTTTATCGCCTCAGCCTATTTGAGAGGCCTGCGTGGTTTTGATGTAGAACGGGCGTATGCCAACATGAAAATGGAATTCATGCAATCCACTAAAATTCCCTGGCGCGTCGGTCCGCCGACAGAGCTGGATGATTTTTATTTGAACCATGGTTTCTTTCCCGCCCGGCCGGCCGGGCAGGCGGAGTGGGTGTCTCAGGTCGATCCCTTTGAGAAAAGACAATGCGTGACCGTAACCCTGCAGGCCGCCTATGAGAGCTGGTGCCTGGCGCAGATGGCCCGGGAGCTGGGTAAAGAGAAGGACTGGACCTATTTCTCGGAACACGCGAGGGATTATCAAAAGGTCTACCGTTCTGAATTGGGATTCATGGCGCCGAGAACCGCGGACGGCCGTTGGGTCGAGCCGTTTGATCCCAAGTGGTCGGGCGGTCTTGGCGGCAGAGAGTATTTTGCCGAGAACAACAGCTGGTCCTATACCTGGTACGTGCCCCACGATGTGCAGGGTTTGATCGATCTGATGGGTGGGCGGGAAAGGTTTGTCGAACGCTTGGATGCGGTGTTTGTGGAGCAGTATGACCAACCGGATGGCAAGTTCCGTTTTCTTGCCCAGTTTCCCGACGAGACCGGTCTGATCGGGCAGTATTCCCACGGCAACGAGTTCACCCGCCATATCCCTTACCTGTACAACTATGCCGGCGCACCCTGGAAAACACAGCGGCGGGTGCGGCAGATTATGGATATTTGGTATGGCGCCGGGCCATTGGGTCTCTGCGGGGATGAGGACAGTGGACTCTTGTCTGTTTGGTATGTGTTTGCCGCCCTGGGCATGTCGCCGGCCAATCTGGTGTGCCCCAATTATCCAGTCTGGCTGATCTCCAGCCCGATCTTTGAACGAACGGTTCTTGCGCTGTCCGACGGCGGGAGTTTTACGATTCTTGCAAAAAACAGTTCGGCTCAGAATAAATACATTCAATCGGCCAGGTTGAACGGTGCGCCATGGGACAAACCCTGGTTTGAGCATTCACACTTGCGCCAGGGCGGCTCGTTGGAGCTGATGATGGGCGCAAAACCCAACCGGCAGTGGGGCAGCGCGCCAGAAGCGGCGCCGCCGTCTTTTTCATCGCTGGAACGGTCTAAATGAAAGGACCAAGAATGAGAGCATGCTTGCACGTTGCTGTCTGTCTTTTAACCTGGGCCGCCCTGCTCAGGCCTGCGGATCTGCAGCGTATCTCTTTCAATCATCCGGGCCTGACAGTGGATCTCGGCGTTGGACTGTGGGCCTGGCCGCTGCCCATGGATTGGGATGAGGACGGCGACCTCGATCTGATCGTGAGCTACAACGATACGCCCAACCGGGCCATTTATTTTTTTGAAAATCCTTCAGGCTGCGTCAAGCTTCCGGTGTTCAAGCCGCCGGTCAAGGTGGGCGTTTCGTACAACAACATTCAAATTTCCTACGTCGACGGCCAACCGCGTGTGCTGATTCCAGAACAGGAGCTGATTGATTTTAAAGCAAATCAGTTCGGCCAAGCCAAACAGATTTATTCCGGAAAAGCGATTCATGCCACCCGTGGCCGCATTCGCAGCAATCAGTGGAAGTACTGCGATTACGATGGCGACGGCAAGATGGACCTGATTGTCGGTGTTGACGACTGGAGCGAATACGGTTGGGACGAGGGCTATGATGACGCCGGCCGATGGAAGATGGGACCGGGCCGTGGTTTTGTCTACTGGCTGCGGAACTTGGGGAGCGACGCTCATCCCCGCTATGCGGATGCGCAGAAAATCGAAGCGGATGGTAAAGCGGTTGAGGTATACGCCATGCCCTCGCCCAATTTCGCTGATTTCGATTCAGACGGCGATCTGGATTTGATCTGCGGTGAATTCATGGATCGTCTGACCTATTTCGAAAACATCGGCGCCCGGACCGAACCCAACTTCACAACAGCGAGATTTCTACGCACGCAGAATCGGATCCTGGCGCTGGATGGCTGTATGATCGTTCCTGTGGCCATCGATTGGGATCAGGACGGTGATGTCGATCTGGTGGTCGGCGCTGAAGACGGCAGCGTGGCTCTGGTGGAGAACAGCGGCCGGATCGTGGACGGCCTGCCGGAATTTCTCTCGCCGCAGCCGTTTCAGCAGCAGGCCCAGGATCTACGCTGGGTCGTTCTGGTCACTCCCTTCAGTTATGATTGGGATGACGACGGCGACGAGGATCTGATCTGCGGCAACGCCTCCGGCTATATCGGTTTCATCGAGAACCTCGATGGCGGCGATCCTCCGCGCTGGGCGCGGCCGCAGTATCTGCGGGCGGACGGCGAGGTCATCCGCATCCTGGCCGGTCATAACGGCTCCATCCAGGGGCCATGTGAAGCGAAATGGGGTTACACCACCCTGAGCGTGGCTGATTGGGACAACGATGGATTGCCGGATATTCTGGTCAATTCCATTTGGGGCCAGGTCCACTGGTATCGCAACATCGGCTCCCGTTCACAGCCACGGTTGGCGTGCGCTCAGCCGGTTCTGGTCGACTGGGAAGGTACGACGCCGAAACCGGAATGGGTGTGGTGGAAGCCCAAAGACCGGGAGTTGGTCAGCCAATGGCGGACCACGCCGCTGGCCGTGGATTTTAATCGCGACGGTCTGCAGGATCTGGTGATGTTGGATCACGAGGGTTATTTGGCTTTTTTTGAGCGAACCAAAGACGCTGACGGGCTGCTGCACCTTTTACCGGGTAAACGCCTCTTTACCACCGATGGCCCGACGGTTTTCGATTCTTCGCAAAAACCACAGCCACAGAATGATGCCTATCTGCGGCTCAACGGCCTGAACAACGGTAAAAGCGGTCGACGGAAAATCGGCATGACGGATTGGAATGGGGACGGTCGTCTGGACCTGCTGGTCAACAGTGTGAACATAACGCTGATGGAAAACCGCGGCCAGCGGGACGGGCTTACGCTGTTTCATGACTTCGGGCCGCTGGCTGAAATGAAACTGGCCGGACACAGCACCAGCCCGGCTGTCGTGGACTGGAATAAAGACGGCATCAAAGATTTACTCATCGGCGCGGAGGACGGCCGGTTCTATTACCTGCGCAATCCGCGGGGCCGGCAATAAGCGAATCATTCGTTTCGGGGAATGCCCTGACAATGCATCTGCTTCGTTTTGGAGGTCTTAATGAAAAGACGCCGATTTCTCCAATCAGCGCTCGCCGCATCTTTCGCTTTTGCCCCCTGGGCCGATGCGGCCGAGCGGCTGCAGACCGGCCGTTGCACAAAATGGTCGAGACGCATTCCATTGCGCTATCAGGCGGATGTGGCGGTGATCGGCGGCGGAATCGCCGGTGTGACCGCTGCCTGCAGCGCCGCGCGATCGGGCGCTTCGGTGATCCTGGTGGAGCGGTTTGCCGTGACCGGCGGCAATTTGACCAGTGGCGGGGTGGCGTCGTTTTGCGGCGAGACTGCCGGACAGGGCATGGTCTTTGATGAGATGATCACGGATCTGGAGAAATTCGCCGCCATCGCGCCCTATCGACCCTATCCGGATCTGGAAGCGCGCGTATTCGATCATTCGATTTTCGCCGTTCTGTTGCAGGAGATGCTGCTGCGCCACAGGGTGAAACTGCTGCTGCACACCCAATTCGTCGATGCCATCAACCAGAAAGGCCGGATCGCTGATTGTATTGTGTGTGGACCCTCCGGCCCGGAAGGACTGCACGCCGAGCAGTATATCGACTGCAGCGGCGAAGCTGCGTTGGTGCACGCTGCCGGTTTTGCAACCATGAAAGGCCGGCCTGAAGATGGGCTGCAACTGCCCATGTCGATGATGTTTTTTGTCCGCCATGTGGCGCCGGCGCTCGCTGCCCCGCAAGCGCCGGAGGGATGGTTTGATGCCATTCGCATAAAGGACGAGCTGCCCATGACCAGCCTGTGGCCCAATGGACCGGGCAGCAATGCGCTCAAGATAAAAATTCCCGGATTCGATGCTTCCGACACCGAGAGCATGACCGCAGCGGAGATTCAAGGCCGGCGACGTATGATGCAGGTGCTGGATTATTATCAACGGATCGAGAAAAAACCCTGGCGGCTGGAGTACTGCTCGCCGCGCATCGGCATCCGCGAAGGACGAAGAGCCGTGGGCGACTATGTACTTACCGTCGACGATCTGCGGGCAGGAAGAAAATTCGCCGACGCGATCGCGGCCGGCGTGTTTTATTTGGATGGTCATAAACCGGACGATGACAAGCGAACCTACATTCTACCTCCTGATCAGCTCGCCGTGCCGCCGTATCAGATACCATTCCGCTGTCTACTGGTGCAGCGGGCGAAAAACGTGCTGACCGCCGGCCGCTGTTTCTCCGCCCAGCAACTGGCGCTGTCCTCCGCGCGCGTCTCCACCACCTGCGCCATGATGCGACAAGCCGCCGGCATTGCCGCCGGCTTAGCGGTAGAAAAGCGATGCGATCCACGCGATCTGAATCCTGTGGAAATACGAACGATCGTCGAACGACGAGGCGCGGTTCTGACCTAACTGTCTTTTATGGTCAAAAACGGGAAAAAGATGAAAACCTGTTTCTTTTGAATCATCAGTTTGCTATTTATCCTGACGCTCTGGGCTGCGGACCTACAGTTGATCAAGACCGATAAATATGCCGGCCAACCGCAAAAACTGGATCGCGTTCGGGTTGCCAGTATCGCCGTGTTGCCGGACCGCTGGCAAAATGAAACCAACTGGCAGCGTATAGAAATCCTGGTGCGCCGGGCAGCTCTCCAGGGCGGCGCGCAGTTGGTGGTGACTCCTGAGGGAGCGCTCGATGGCTATGTCATCAACGATGTCAACGCGGAAAAAGATGAGCGGCAGAAGAAAGTTCTGCTGCAACACCGCTTTGCTGCGTACGCGCGCTTAAGAAAACAGTCTACCGTTGGTGTTCTGCCATCCTTATCAGAGTCTGATCATCTCTGAACGCGGCGATTTGCGGGCGATGGGCAACACCGGACAGATTGTCTATGCCGAATTGACCACCGCAATAGAACGATATGGAAAAAGATTTGACCATCGCCGGCCTGCTCTCTACAAGGAACTGTACGCACCCCAAGACCCGGCTGAAACCAGATGAAAGAGAGGTGCTTCATGATTATGAACAGGCGGTGCGTTCTCATCGGTCTTTTGGTCAGCAGCGGTGTTTTTTCCCAGAGCGTGATCACCGGCACTGTCTATTTGGACGCTAACCGCAACGCGAGCCGGGATCACGGCGAATCCGGACTCCAGGGCGTCTGCATCTCCAATGGCCGTGAGGTTGTGCGGACGGATGCGAATGGGCGCTGGCAACTGGAACAGCCGAACGACAGCCTGATCTTTGTGATCAAACCCTCGGGATACGGCGTTCCGGTGAACGAGGCCATGCTGCCGCAGCACTATGCCCGGCTGGTTGCCGGCTCTTGTCGGGAGAGCGGTCGCCAGATCGATTTTCCGCTCTGGCCGGCGACAGAGGATTCGGCTTTTACCGTCCTGTTGTTCGGTGATCCACAGGCCAGAGGCATGCGCGAGGTGCACTTTGTTACCCGGGATGTGGTGCAAGAGTGCATCGCTACAGACGCGGCCTTTGGTGTTTGTCTCGGCGATCTGGTGGCCGACGATCCTTCGCTGTTCGGCGAACTGAGCCGACGCTTCGGCCAAATCGGCTTTCCCATGTATTATGCCTTTGGCAACCATGATCATGACCGCGACGCCCGTGATAACCGGCAGAGCGATCGAACCTTTCGACGCATCTTCGGACCCAGCACGTTCGCTTTTGAATACGGTCAGGCGGTCTTTATCGTTTATAAAAATGTGTTCTACAAGCCAGAGGGCGGCTATCGGGCGCATCTTCTGGATGATCAGCTCGCCTTTGCAGCGAGTTATCTATCCGCTGTGCCGCGGAACAAACTGGTGGTGCTGTTTATGCATATTCCCATCATCGCCATGGATAATGCCCAAAGCCTGTTCCAACTGTTGCGGGATCGACCTTATACGCTGTCCGTATCCGCCCACACTCATGAGCTGGCCAATCTGTTTGTCGATGAAAAAGGGGGGTGGCCTAGCGCCGAGCCCCATCATCATTTCATCAATGGGACCGTATGCGGCAGTTGGTGGTGCGGCCTGCTGGATGAACAGGGCATTCCCCATGCGGTGATGAATGATGGGGCGCCCAATGGTTATGCTTATTTAACCATCGAGGGCAGCCGGTACGCCATTCGCTACAAGGCGGCGAGGCGGCCGGCAGAGTATCAGATGAACATTTATCTTCCTGATGAGATGCTGTGCAGCCAGGCCGATACAACCCATGTGCTGGTCAATGTCTTTGCCGGCTCCAGCCGGTCGGTGGTGGAGATGCAGTTGGATCAGCGGCCGGACTGGCAACAACTGATCCCG includes these proteins:
- a CDS encoding glycoside hydrolase family 92 protein, producing the protein ELEIISDRVLAVQEPRGGGSAFLYLEFSKPFFHRGTWNENGIDSIALRQVGDHIGAFASYRTASHEQILVRIGFSDQDRDQAALWLKQEIPEWNFAAVREAARRAWDGSLQIVNVQGGTEEERIKFFTALYRVNGGEGLWRAMGLDEGEHRKRAIAYAGRSEEQVVPSRHTIRAMFMHQNIGFIASAYLRGLRGFDVERAYANMKMEFMQSTKIPWRVGPPTELDDFYLNHGFFPARPAGQAEWVSQVDPFEKRQCVTVTLQAAYESWCLAQMARELGKEKDWTYFSEHARDYQKVYRSELGFMAPRTADGRWVEPFDPKWSGGLGGREYFAENNSWSYTWYVPHDVQGLIDLMGGRERFVERLDAVFVEQYDQPDGKFRFLAQFPDETGLIGQYSHGNEFTRHIPYLYNYAGAPWKTQRRVRQIMDIWYGAGPLGLCGDEDSGLLSVWYVFAALGMSPANLVCPNYPVWLISSPIFERTVLALSDGGSFTILAKNSSAQNKYIQSARLNGAPWDKPWFEHSHLRQGGSLELMMGAKPNRQWGSAPEAAPPSFSSLERSK
- a CDS encoding VCBS repeat-containing protein; its protein translation is MRACLHVAVCLLTWAALLRPADLQRISFNHPGLTVDLGVGLWAWPLPMDWDEDGDLDLIVSYNDTPNRAIYFFENPSGCVKLPVFKPPVKVGVSYNNIQISYVDGQPRVLIPEQELIDFKANQFGQAKQIYSGKAIHATRGRIRSNQWKYCDYDGDGKMDLIVGVDDWSEYGWDEGYDDAGRWKMGPGRGFVYWLRNLGSDAHPRYADAQKIEADGKAVEVYAMPSPNFADFDSDGDLDLICGEFMDRLTYFENIGARTEPNFTTARFLRTQNRILALDGCMIVPVAIDWDQDGDVDLVVGAEDGSVALVENSGRIVDGLPEFLSPQPFQQQAQDLRWVVLVTPFSYDWDDDGDEDLICGNASGYIGFIENLDGGDPPRWARPQYLRADGEVIRILAGHNGSIQGPCEAKWGYTTLSVADWDNDGLPDILVNSIWGQVHWYRNIGSRSQPRLACAQPVLVDWEGTTPKPEWVWWKPKDRELVSQWRTTPLAVDFNRDGLQDLVMLDHEGYLAFFERTKDADGLLHLLPGKRLFTTDGPTVFDSSQKPQPQNDAYLRLNGLNNGKSGRRKIGMTDWNGDGRLDLLVNSVNITLMENRGQRDGLTLFHDFGPLAEMKLAGHSTSPAVVDWNKDGIKDLLIGAEDGRFYYLRNPRGRQ
- a CDS encoding FAD-dependent oxidoreductase, with amino-acid sequence MKRRRFLQSALAASFAFAPWADAAERLQTGRCTKWSRRIPLRYQADVAVIGGGIAGVTAACSAARSGASVILVERFAVTGGNLTSGGVASFCGETAGQGMVFDEMITDLEKFAAIAPYRPYPDLEARVFDHSIFAVLLQEMLLRHRVKLLLHTQFVDAINQKGRIADCIVCGPSGPEGLHAEQYIDCSGEAALVHAAGFATMKGRPEDGLQLPMSMMFFVRHVAPALAAPQAPEGWFDAIRIKDELPMTSLWPNGPGSNALKIKIPGFDASDTESMTAAEIQGRRRMMQVLDYYQRIEKKPWRLEYCSPRIGIREGRRAVGDYVLTVDDLRAGRKFADAIAAGVFYLDGHKPDDDKRTYILPPDQLAVPPYQIPFRCLLVQRAKNVLTAGRCFSAQQLALSSARVSTTCAMMRQAAGIAAGLAVEKRCDPRDLNPVEIRTIVERRGAVLT
- a CDS encoding metallophosphoesterase, with the translated sequence MIMNRRCVLIGLLVSSGVFSQSVITGTVYLDANRNASRDHGESGLQGVCISNGREVVRTDANGRWQLEQPNDSLIFVIKPSGYGVPVNEAMLPQHYARLVAGSCRESGRQIDFPLWPATEDSAFTVLLFGDPQARGMREVHFVTRDVVQECIATDAAFGVCLGDLVADDPSLFGELSRRFGQIGFPMYYAFGNHDHDRDARDNRQSDRTFRRIFGPSTFAFEYGQAVFIVYKNVFYKPEGGYRAHLLDDQLAFAASYLSAVPRNKLVVLFMHIPIIAMDNAQSLFQLLRDRPYTLSVSAHTHELANLFVDEKGGWPSAEPHHHFINGTVCGSWWCGLLDEQGIPHAVMNDGAPNGYAYLTIEGSRYAIRYKAARRPAEYQMNIYLPDEMLCSQADTTHVLVNVFAGSSRSVVEMQLDQRPDWQQLIPVAARDPECLRMHQLNAILEQPFNGQALEERLGWKMDPPSLSRHMWEGTLPCGLTPGVHTVTVRTTDMFGQIWTGRRVFSVRP